From the genome of Synergistaceae bacterium:
AGAGCTCCTGATAGTCATTGTGATCATCGGGATACTGGCAGGAGCGATGATTCTCTCTTCGGGAGCGGCAAGAGATAATGTCATGGCGACAAGCATAATCGCCGGAATGAGAGAGATGAAGGCTGCGGCGCTCATATATAAATCGGAAAACGGCACATGGCCCGTCTGGATATATAGCGGAGGAAGTTATGTAAACAGAGACAGCGGACATGAGACGATCCTTCCTGACCGCTATCTGAACAGACTTCCTGTTGACGATGGATACTGGATAGGCGTGATGAAACATCCTGCTGCAAGTTCTGCAGCTGTTGTCGCGGCGGATGTAAGCGGCCTGGACAGCAGGATAAAAGAGGACATTGCCTTAAAAGCAGCAGATATTGCCATTTACGGCACAGAAACGATCGGGATGCAGGCTCCGGACCTTTCCTCCCTGACAAAATTCAAAGCATCAGATAAAGGGATT
Proteins encoded in this window:
- a CDS encoding prepilin-type N-terminal cleavage/methylation domain-containing protein, which produces MKHKLRAFTLIELLIVIVIIGILAGAMILSSGAARDNVMATSIIAGMREMKAAALIYKSENGTWPVWIYSGGSYVNRDSGHETILPDRYLNRLPVDDGYWIGVMKHPAASSAAVVAADVSGLDSRIKEDIALKAADIAIYGTETIGMQAPDLSSLTKFKASDKGIIWIISK